A single genomic interval of Bradyrhizobium sp. sBnM-33 harbors:
- a CDS encoding alpha/beta fold hydrolase: protein MSGPTQRIIESNGIRLNIAEQGEGPPVILCHGFPESWYSWRHQLSALAAAGFHAVAPDMRGYGKSDRPEAIDQYTIFHLIGDLIGLLDALEVPTAVVVGHDWGAHIAWQAARLRPDRFRAVASLSVPLRPRGPTRPTSVMPQTADAQFYQLYFQQPGVAEAEMERDPRAWVLNSLYGASGEGAAAFRAAAARGEKTGTPDMVPRNGSWLREAAPPPKLPAWLSDADVDFYAEEFKRTGFRGPLNYYRNIDRNWELMAAFAGVTVNVPALFIAGDHDMVVAAPPGMDQHIANLRQIVTTLRDVRILPGCGHWTQQERPSEVNAAIIDFIRGLPG, encoded by the coding sequence TTGAGCGGACCGACGCAGCGGATCATCGAGAGCAACGGCATTCGCCTCAACATCGCCGAGCAGGGCGAGGGGCCGCCGGTGATCCTGTGCCACGGATTTCCGGAATCCTGGTATTCCTGGCGCCATCAACTCTCCGCGCTGGCCGCAGCGGGTTTCCACGCGGTGGCGCCGGACATGCGCGGCTACGGCAAGAGCGATCGGCCGGAGGCAATCGATCAATACACGATCTTCCATCTGATCGGTGACCTGATAGGGTTGCTCGATGCCCTCGAAGTGCCGACCGCCGTTGTCGTCGGCCACGACTGGGGAGCGCACATTGCCTGGCAGGCGGCGCGCCTGCGCCCCGACCGCTTCCGCGCCGTTGCAAGCCTCAGCGTACCGCTTCGGCCGCGCGGCCCTACGCGCCCGACCAGCGTGATGCCGCAGACCGCGGACGCGCAGTTCTACCAACTGTATTTCCAGCAGCCCGGCGTGGCCGAGGCGGAGATGGAGCGGGATCCGCGGGCTTGGGTGCTGAACTCGCTTTATGGCGCGTCGGGCGAAGGCGCCGCGGCATTTCGCGCGGCCGCAGCCCGCGGCGAGAAAACAGGAACCCCCGACATGGTGCCGCGCAACGGCAGTTGGTTGCGCGAAGCTGCGCCCCCGCCGAAATTGCCTGCATGGCTCAGCGACGCGGACGTTGATTTTTATGCCGAAGAATTCAAACGTACTGGCTTCCGCGGTCCGCTCAACTATTACCGCAACATCGATCGCAATTGGGAACTCATGGCGGCGTTTGCAGGCGTCACGGTAAACGTCCCCGCGCTCTTTATCGCTGGCGACCACGACATGGTGGTGGCTGCTCCCCCTGGCATGGACCAGCATATCGCCAACCTCCGGCAAATCGTCACGACGCTGCGTGACGTGCGCATACTTCCTGGCTGTGGGCATTGGACCCAGCAGGAGCGCCCAAGCGAGGTCAATGCCGCGATCATCGATTTCATACGCGGCCTGCCGGGCTGA